One segment of Carya illinoinensis cultivar Pawnee chromosome 1, C.illinoinensisPawnee_v1, whole genome shotgun sequence DNA contains the following:
- the LOC122306231 gene encoding ribosomal RNA small subunit methyltransferase, chloroplastic-like isoform X1, producing the protein MTTGHLSLHSLPPLSPRVILKAPLPKHNSTFGARRRIITPPCIVCSNRGQRQSQSRSRSRSQDDYHATHKALNSKGRTPRKSLGQHYMLNNEINEQLASAANVEEGDVVLEIGPGTGSLTNVLINSGAIVLAIEKDPHMAAIVSERFASTDRLKVLKEDCVKCHIRSHMLSFLGSIKSLNHSKSRYAKVVSNIPFNISTDVVELLLPMGDIFSEVVLLLQEETAVRLVESSLRTSDYRPINFFVNFYSAIKMQSVEEPSKSDPEYKLKVPRTYFFPQPNVDAAVVTFKLKQAAEYPQVSSIKSFFSMVNSAFNGKRKMLRRSLQHICTSLEIEQALGRFGLPATSRPEELALDDFVKLHNLIAKE; encoded by the exons ATGACCACTGGACATCTTTCGCTCCACTCTCTCCCTCCACTATCTCCAAGAGTAATTCTCAAAGCTCCACTCCCGAAGCATAATAGCACCTTCGGCGCACGCAGAAGAATCATTACCCCGCCGTGCATAGTCTGCTCGAACAGAGGCCAAAGACAAAGCCAAAGCCGAAGCCGAAGCCGAAGCCAAGACGACTACCAT GCCACTCACAAAGCTCTCAACTCCAAAGGCCGCACCCCAAGGAAATCTCTTGGCCAG CATTATATGTTGAATAATGAGATCAATGAGCAGCTTGCGAGTGCGGCCAATGTTGAAGAAGGCGATGTGGTGCTAGAAATTGGGCCCGGGACGGGCTCTTTGACTAACGTTCTCATCAATTCCGGTgccattgttcttgccattgaAAAG GATCCCCACATGGCTGCTATTGTGAGTGAAAGATTTGCAAGCACAGACAGGTTGAAG GTTTTGAAGGAAGACTGTGTGAAATGTCACATTCGCTCCCATATGTTGTCTTTTTTGGGAAGCATAAAGTCGTTGAATCATTCAAAATCAAGATATGCAAAA GTTGTCTCCAATATACCCTTTAATATTAGTACAGACGTAGTGGAACTGCTTCTTCCAATGGGTGATATTTTTTCGGAAGTTGTTCTTCTACTCCAG GAGGAGACAGCAGTGCGCTTGGTGGAATCGTCCTTGCGGACATCAGATTACCGACCGATCAATTTCTTTGTCAATTTCTATTCAG CAATCAAAATGCAATCTGTAGAAGAGCCTTCAAAGTCTG ATCCTGAATACAAGCTTAAGGTGCCAAGGACATATTTTTTCCCTCAGCCTAAT GTTGATGCTGCTGTTGTTACATTTAAGTTGAAGCAAGCTGCGGAGTATCCCCAAGtttcttccataaagagcttctTCTCAATG GTAAATTCTGCCTTCAACGGGAAACGTAAGATGTTACGGAGATCACTCCAGCACATATGCACATCCCTCGAAATTGAACAAGCTTTGGGAAGATTTGGTCTTCCAGCTACC TCCAGACCAGAGGAGCTTGCATTGGATGATTTCGTGAAGCTGCATAACTTGATTGCCAAAGAATAG
- the LOC122306231 gene encoding ribosomal RNA small subunit methyltransferase, chloroplastic-like isoform X2, translating into MTTGHLSLHSLPPLSPRVILKAPLPKHNSTFGARRRIITPPCIVCSNRGQRQSQSRSRSRSQDDYHATHKALNSKGRTPRKSLGQHYMLNNEINEQLASAANVEEGDVVLEIGPGTGSLTNVLINSGAIVLAIEKDPHMAAIVSERFASTDRLKVLKEDCVKCHIRSHMLSFLGSIKSLNHSKSRYAKVVSNIPFNISTDVVELLLPMGDIFSEVVLLLQEETAVRLVESSLRTSDYRPINFFVNFYSDPEYKLKVPRTYFFPQPNVDAAVVTFKLKQAAEYPQVSSIKSFFSMVNSAFNGKRKMLRRSLQHICTSLEIEQALGRFGLPATSRPEELALDDFVKLHNLIAKE; encoded by the exons ATGACCACTGGACATCTTTCGCTCCACTCTCTCCCTCCACTATCTCCAAGAGTAATTCTCAAAGCTCCACTCCCGAAGCATAATAGCACCTTCGGCGCACGCAGAAGAATCATTACCCCGCCGTGCATAGTCTGCTCGAACAGAGGCCAAAGACAAAGCCAAAGCCGAAGCCGAAGCCGAAGCCAAGACGACTACCAT GCCACTCACAAAGCTCTCAACTCCAAAGGCCGCACCCCAAGGAAATCTCTTGGCCAG CATTATATGTTGAATAATGAGATCAATGAGCAGCTTGCGAGTGCGGCCAATGTTGAAGAAGGCGATGTGGTGCTAGAAATTGGGCCCGGGACGGGCTCTTTGACTAACGTTCTCATCAATTCCGGTgccattgttcttgccattgaAAAG GATCCCCACATGGCTGCTATTGTGAGTGAAAGATTTGCAAGCACAGACAGGTTGAAG GTTTTGAAGGAAGACTGTGTGAAATGTCACATTCGCTCCCATATGTTGTCTTTTTTGGGAAGCATAAAGTCGTTGAATCATTCAAAATCAAGATATGCAAAA GTTGTCTCCAATATACCCTTTAATATTAGTACAGACGTAGTGGAACTGCTTCTTCCAATGGGTGATATTTTTTCGGAAGTTGTTCTTCTACTCCAG GAGGAGACAGCAGTGCGCTTGGTGGAATCGTCCTTGCGGACATCAGATTACCGACCGATCAATTTCTTTGTCAATTTCTATTCAG ATCCTGAATACAAGCTTAAGGTGCCAAGGACATATTTTTTCCCTCAGCCTAAT GTTGATGCTGCTGTTGTTACATTTAAGTTGAAGCAAGCTGCGGAGTATCCCCAAGtttcttccataaagagcttctTCTCAATG GTAAATTCTGCCTTCAACGGGAAACGTAAGATGTTACGGAGATCACTCCAGCACATATGCACATCCCTCGAAATTGAACAAGCTTTGGGAAGATTTGGTCTTCCAGCTACC TCCAGACCAGAGGAGCTTGCATTGGATGATTTCGTGAAGCTGCATAACTTGATTGCCAAAGAATAG